ACTGCCTCAAAGTCACTGGAGACAATACTCCACCAGAAGCGGACTGCCTCAAAGTCACTGGAGACAATACTCCTCCAGAAGCGGACTGCCTCAAAGTCACTGGAGACAATACTCCCCCAGAAGCGGACTGCCTCAAAGTCACTGGAGACAATACTCCACCAGAAGCGGACTGCCTCAAAGTCACTGGAGACAATACTCCCCCAGAAGCGGACTGCCTCAAAGTCACTGGAGACAATACTCCACCAGAAGCGGACTGCCTCAAAGTCACTGGAGACAATACTCCCCCAGAAGCGGACTGCCTCAAAGTCACTGGAGACAATACTCCCCCAGAAGCGGACTGCCTCAAAGTCACTGGAGACAATACTCCCCCAGAAGCGGACTGCCTCAAAGTCACTGGAGACAATACTCCACCAGAAGCGGACTGCCTCAAAGTCACTGGAGACAATACTCCCCCAGAAGCGGACTGCCTCAAAGTCACTGGAGACAATACTCCACCAGAAGCGGACTGCCTCAAAGTCACTGGAGACAATACTCCACCAGAAGCGGACTGCCTCAAAGTCACTGGAGACAATACTCCCCCAGAAGCGGACTGCCTCAAAGTCACTGGAGACAATACTCCCCCAGAAGCGGACTGCCTCAAAGTCACTGGAGACAATACTCCCCCAGAAGCGGACTGCCTCAAAGTCACTGGAGACAATACTCCCCCAGAAGCGGACTGCCTCAAAGTCACTGGAGACAATACTCCCCCAGAAGCGGACTGCCTCAAAGTCACTGGAGACAATACTCCCCCAGAAGCGGACTGCCTCAAAGTCACTGGAGACAATACTCCCCCAGAAGCGGACTGCCTCAAAGTCACTGGAGACAATACTCCCCCAGAAGCGGACTGCCTCAAAGTCACTGGAGACAATACTCCCCCAGAAGCGGACTGCCTCAAAGTCACTGGAGACAATACTCCCCCAGAAGCGGACTGCCTCAAAGTCACTGGAGACAATACTCCCCCAGAAGCGGACTGCCTCAAAGTCACTGGAGACAATACTCCCCCAGAAGCGGACTGCCTCAAAGTCACTGGAGACAATACTCCCCCAGAAGCGGACTGCCTCAAAGTCACTGGAGTCAATACTCCCCCAGAAGCGGACTGCCTCAAAGTCACTGGAGACAATACTCCCCCAGAAGCGGACTGCCTCAAAGTCACTGGAGACAATACTCCCCCAGAAGCGGACTGCCTCAAAGTCACTGGAGACAATACTCCCCCAGAAGCGGACTGCCTCAAAGTCACTGGAGACAATACTCCCCCAGAAGCGGACTGCCTCAAAGTCACTGGAGTCAATACTCCCCCAGAAGCGGACTGCCTCAAAGTCACTGGAGACAATACTCCCCCAGAAGCGGACTGCCTCAAAGTCACTGGAGTCAATACTCCCCCAGAAGCGGACTGCCTCAAAGTCACTGGAGACAATACTCCCCCAGAAGCGGACTGCCTCAAAGTCACTGGAGACAATACTCCCCCAGAAGCGGACTGCCTCAAAGTCACTGGAGACAATACTCCCCCAGAAGCGGACTGCCTCAAAGTCACTGGAGACAATACTCCCCCAGAAGCGGACTGCCTCAAATGAACAAGTGTGTGGTGCGGGGCGTGGTGGGTGTGGCACActatgccacacccaccacactcttaGCTTGCTGGCTGTGGTGCGGGGCGTGGTGGGTGTGGCACActatgccacacccaccacactcttaGCTTGCTGGCAACCTCCTCTTCACCTCGCATGAACAACACAACAGACCTCCTTCATGAGTTTCAGTAAAGAATAACTTGAAAACTAAATTACTAACTATGAACTTTCAAATTTTAAAACCCTTGAGTTTGCCAATAGTTTGATCATTTCTGGTAGATAATGTAATTGAAAGCAAAACTATTGAGGTTTAAGTATTAAACAAATCAGAGAGGAACCAATAGTGCTCCAGCAAGCTAAGAAAGCAAACAAAAACAAAGAAACTCTCTATCTTGAAGACTCACACAGCCGACACTCAATCTTAGGATCCCCGACAAATCCTTCAGGACACCTGCAGATAGGGCGGTGGTCATCAGTGTAGCAGAAGGCATTGGTAGCGCAAGGTTTGTCGTGGATGCAAGGGTTGACGCAGTGCTGGTTAATGCACGACTCGTAGTCCTTACAGTCGTCGTCTTCGTCACAGTCCGGCTCGGGGGGCACCGCCACAGGAGGCACTGTGGGAGACCAGTGATACTTGGCGTTAACAAGGGAGGCTCCAGTGGCACTTTAACATGGGCGGGAAGCAGAGAAGAGATGACTAAGTTGGGTAGATAACTACAGAGAAACTTAGGTACAAATCAGACTCGCCAGTGTGATTATCACTGTCGAATTTAACATCATAACTTACATTTAGCGTCCTTTGCCTTATAATACCTAGATATTGTTTCAGTAATTACTGTACTTGAAAATGGAAGACTTACTCCTCCTGCAGTGGACACTGGGATCACCGGTGTAGCCCTGGACACACTGGCACTGGTGTCTGTGGTTGATGCCTTGACACACAGCGTTGAGGCCGCACGGTTCCCCgtgacacacactcacgcacgagCCGTCTTTACACGCCTCGGGGCTCTTGCAGTCCTGGTCACTTCTACACTCTGGTTCTGGTACAGGACAAGTAGAATATCAATTGTTGTTACATTTATCTTAACTCACCTTGGGACACTAGAGATTTCATTAACACTTCTCGTATATTCAGCATGACGGCTCGGTAAATATTACACAAGGATACTGATTAGTGATATACGAGAGTGACTTACCTAGCTTGACGCAAACGCCCTCCTTGACGAAGATATAGTCTGACGGACACTCGCATGACATTGTTCTTAGTGGAACATTATCCACCACATGACACTCCTCAGATGGGAGACAGGGCGAGGTGATGGCACATGGGTCCTGGCACAGGGCGTTGATACAGGCGTGTTGTGACGGACAGTCACCATCTTGGCGACAGTCAGGCTCCTTGGGAACATCTGTGATGGGAGGCTCCTTTTCTTCTGGTTCTTCGTCTACCACTGGAAGGATGTTTGTATTGTGAACACATATCACCCTTTGAATAACACCAAGGTTATTTTATAACAAACTTTCAAATAAACTATAATAATCTTTATGTTGGGGGGGATATCTAAAACTTAGAACCACTTCCAGTGATTTGAAAACTTAGTACAGTATAAATTTATTTGGAAAGTGAACAAGCAGGAAAATATTGGtaagagagagtggagggagagtTACCTTGGTAGCACTGGAGGAAGGGGTTGCCTGTGAGGTGGGGAGGACACGTGCACATGGCCGCGTGGTTACCAGCACGACACTCTGCTTGTATTGCACACGTCGTTTTCTCACATACTGGGACGCACACACGATTCAGGTAATCGCAGACTTTGTCGTCGGCGCAGTCTTCATTTGAGGTACAGCCAACGGTGACGCAGGCAACAGTGGGGTTGCCCTGGGTGCCCGCGGGACAGAAGCACTGGGCGCGGTGCAGGATGGCGCGGCACTGGGCACTGACGCCGCAGATGGGACCACTATGAGTGCACGGGTCAACGCAGTGTTGATTGATACATGCTTTGTCCATGGGACACTCATCGTCCTTCATACAGTCAGCTGTAGGAAGTGCAACATTATTATGTAGTCTTACCTGTCCTAGATGTTAGTCTAGCAAGCAGCAGCGGGTTAGCAGTATATCCACAAGTGGCTTAGGCGTTCACAAGCAGGTTAGTTGCCTTCCATGGCAGGAATGACCTCAGGTGAGAGAGGGACAATTGTAGCAGCCTAGGAGCTGTTCTAACGTCCTCCACATTCAATGCCATGATCATCTCCGTCAAGTAAAGATAAATATCTGTAACGAGATAACATCCATTCCACCTTCCGTGCACACTGATCATGCAGAATCATACATTTACTGTGTGTCAATACTCACGTTTGAAGCACTGCACGCGGGGGTTGCCTGCCCAGCCCTCGGGACAGTAGCAGATGGGTCGGTGCTGGTGAGTGCGACAAAGCGCTTGGCGGCCACAGGGTTCCTCCACCAGGCACGGGTCAACACACTGCTCCTTGATGCACGCCTGTGCCATGGAACAGTCGGGGTCCACACGACATATGGGCTCCTCCGCCTTAACTGTACCAGGAAGTATACTCATTATTGATTTTACACTCAACATACACACTAAGATTTCTAGTTTGTGTATGACTAAAACTGTCACAATGTTATAATACATGTACACGTCAGTTTGAGTTTGTGATCAAAGGCTtcatatataacaacactcagtatGATAAGCTTACCAAGATTGTATAGGTATCAATAACATACTTACCTCTGTCTTATCTACTGAATTTAGAATGAAGTTTGTGTATGCATCAAAGTCTCAAGGGTCCACTTTAATAGGCATTGTCAAAGGTAACGCACTGATATGTCAGGCTCTCGGACCATTACAACTAACTTACCCAGGACACAACGCAGTTATTACTGAAATGCCTCAAGTACACATGCTACGGGCCTCAGACCTCGCCCCCACACAGCGTGCTAGCTACGTCACACCTGCACATGACTCCATTTTATCGAAATTAAGACAGTTTAGACCAGGAAGAATTATGTAACTTTTAGTAAAGAAAATTAATCTTAAAGGTGATGTTAATTATTTGTAACCGTCTCCTAATAACCAAATATGAAGGTACAAAGTGTCCTCAGATATTATACAAGTGATACCCGCTTCAGAAGAGGGACAGGAGGTGCAAGCTATGTTGGTGCTGTGAAGCTGCCACTTATGTGCACTACACGAGCTTTGTAACGAGATAAAACTCAGAAAAGGTCACTCGAGCCGTGTCTTTGTAAATTAAGTTAGCCATGAGAAAGATGAGATCGAGGGCCCTGGAGCATGACTTTGGAGTGAACACACCGTGATGGCGGGGTCCCCGACACGTACCTGGAACACAGCCTACCCAAGGGTCGCCCTTGGTGTTGTTAGGGCACAGGCAGTAAGGGCGGTGCTTGTAGGGCTTACACGCAGCAGAGTCCGGGCAGGGGTTGGCCACGAAGCATGGGTTTTGACAACGTGAATCCAAACACGAGTCGATTTTAAAACAGTCGATGTCAATTTCACACTTGCGAGGAGGACGAGGGTCGGCTACGGGGCGGGTGTGTAGTTAGGGTGTTAGGCTtggtgctgggagctgtggtAACTTCGAGCACCAGccactcctcccacacacacatacaacaataCCTCTTATCTACTGTATTCTCTCAGATTATCACACCAAGTTTGAGGTACTTGTTCTTGACAGTGTGGGGGCACACTGTCAAGATTTGGTGAATGTTTTGCATGTGGTGATAATGAAAGCTGGTGCTCAAATTTACCAATAATGTTCAAATAATCTAATTACTTTTT
The nucleotide sequence above comes from Procambarus clarkii isolate CNS0578487 chromosome 71, FALCON_Pclarkii_2.0, whole genome shotgun sequence. Encoded proteins:
- the LOC138356275 gene encoding uncharacterized protein, with the translated sequence MAAEADCLKVTGDNTPPEADCLKVTGDNTPPEADCLKVTGDNTPPEADCLKVTGDNTPPEADCLKVTGDNTPPEADCLKVTGDNTPPEADCLKVTGDNTPPEADCLKVTGDNTPPEADCLKVTGDNTPPEADCLKVTGDNTPPEADCLKVTGDNTPPEADCLKVTGDNTPPEADCLKVTGDNTPPEADCLKVTGDNTPPEADCLKVTGDNTPPEADCLKVTGDNTPPEADCLKVTGDNTPPEADCLKVTGDNTPPEADCLKVTGDNTPPEADCLKVTGDNTPPEADCLKVTGDNTPPEADCLKVTGDNTPPEADCLKVTGDNTPPEADCLKVTGDNTPPEADCLKVTGDNTPPEADCLKVTGDNTPPEADCLKVTGDNTPPEADCLKVTGDNTPPEADCLKVTGDNTPPEADCLKVTGDNTPPEADCLKVTGDNTPPEADCLKVTGDNTPPEADCLKVTGDNTPPEADCLKVTGDNTPPEADCLKVTGDNTPPEADCLKVTGDNTPPEADCLKVTGDNTPPEADCLKVTGVNTPPEADCLKVTGDNTPPEADCLKVTGDNTPPEADCLKVTGDNTPPEADCLKVTGDNTPPEADCLKVTGVNTPPEADCLKVTGDNTPPEADCLKVTGVNTPPEADCLKVTGDNTPPEADCLKVTGDNTPPEADCLKVTGDNTPPEADCLKVTGDNTPPEADCLK